The Brassica napus cultivar Da-Ae chromosome C7, Da-Ae, whole genome shotgun sequence genome has a segment encoding these proteins:
- the LOC106393518 gene encoding uncharacterized mitochondrial protein AtMg00810-like, protein MPTPTVHYFLGLQVHAHEDGLFLSQEKYTTDLLINAGMDECAPVLTPLPLQLDRKEACSDGCETNLKRVLRYLKGTHTFGINLSANTDITLQAFSDSDWAG, encoded by the exons atgccCACCCCTACAGTTCATTACTTCCTTGGCCTTCAGGTTCATGCTCACGAAGATGGTTTGTTCCTAAGTCAAGAGAAGTACACAACCGACCTGTTGATCAACGCTGGGATGGACGAGTGTGCTCCTGTTCTTACACCATTGCCACTGCAATTGGATAGA AAAGAAGCATGCTCTGACGGTTGTGAAACAAACCTAAAACGTGTACTGCGGTATCTAAAAGGGACACATACGTTTGGGATCAATCTCAGTGCCAACACGGATATCACTCTCCAAGCCTTCAGTGATAGCGATTGGGCTGGGtga